AACAGCTGAAACGCGGAAAGCTGAAAATGAGAAATTTTCGATCCGACCAATCCGTCGGATCCGACCGATTAGGCTGAACCAGGAGTAGTCCATGTTATCGCGCGAAGACAACGAACTAATCACCCAAACCAACGCCGGCACGCCGGCCGGCAACTTGATGCGCCGCTACCGGATCCCGGCGCTCTTAGATGTCCTACTGGGCGCGCAAGAAGGCCGTTTCCCAAATCATTCACTGAGCCCAAGATGAAAACCAACAACCCCAAAACCAGCCGCGCTCAAGTCAAAGTCGCCGAACAAGAGCTCGCCATCGCCTGCAAGATTCTCGAATGGGAGATCGGCGACATCTGGGGCCACGTCGGCGTGCGCCTCCCCGACAACAAAGGCATCGCGGTGCAAATGTTTCGCCCCGCCGATGAAGACAAAAAGCCTTGGGTCGTCCACTTCGACTATAATATCAGGAAGCTTGCCGGGGTCGGTACGCCGCCCCGCGAAGCCGTTATCTACACGGAAATCTTCAAAGCGCGCCCCGACGTCAAGGCCGCGGTGCATTGCCACGCCTCCACCTGCGTTGCCATGAGTCTTGCCGACAAACCGGTTTCCTGTGTGCACATGCAATCGGGACGTTTCGGCACCGGGGTGCCGATCTACCCGCGGCCGATCTATATTCTAGACGAGGACGAGGGCGCCGATCTGGCGCGCACCTTGGGCGATGCCAAGGGCATGATGATCAAAGGCCACGGCATCGTCACCGTTGGGACATCGATCGACGAAGCCTGCTTCAACGCGGTCTACATGGAGCGTACGGCGAAAATCATGACCACCGCCAACTCCTTCGGCTTCCGCGCGGTTCCGGCGGATTTCATCGACACTTTGGCCGGCAGCAAAGAGAAACTTCTCCCCCGTGGCAAGCCCATGTCCCATTCGGCGGAGTGGAAATACTACGCCGCCAAAGTCAGGAAGGGAGAGACCTGGAATCGCGGCGGATTATGAGAATCGTTTCGAGTTCCGGGTTTCGCGTTTCGGGTTGAGAATGCATTCAACGCCAAGTAGACGTATCCGACGTATGGGCGCGATTCATCGCGCCCTTCTTTTTGTGACCACAAAATGAGGGGAACACATGTTCAAAAGATTCTTCGCCGTCGCGTTCCTGATTTTCGCACTCCCTATTATTGTCCGCGCCCAGGAAACCAACCTGGTCGCCTACGCCGGCTTCGCCGGCTTCCAAGCGCCGGTCTGGGCGCCCAAAGATTTAGGATTGTTCAACAAATACGGCTTCAACGGCGATCTGGTTTTTATCTCCGGCTCGGTGCGCCAGCTCCAAGCGCTGCTCGCCAACAGCATACAATTCGGCCAGGTTGACGCCGCGACAGCGCTCAACGCGATCAATAACGGCGCCGAACTGGTAATCATATCGGGCTCGCTGAATAGCTTTCCATACAGCTTCGTAACGACAAAAGAGATTCGCCGACAGGAAGATTTGGTTGGCAAAAAAATCGGCATCCTCGCCGTCGGCGGTGCCACCGAAACCGCGACGTTCCTCATGCTCAAAGCATGGAACATCCCGCG
This portion of the Deltaproteobacteria bacterium genome encodes:
- a CDS encoding class II aldolase/adducin family protein, whose protein sequence is MKTNNPKTSRAQVKVAEQELAIACKILEWEIGDIWGHVGVRLPDNKGIAVQMFRPADEDKKPWVVHFDYNIRKLAGVGTPPREAVIYTEIFKARPDVKAAVHCHASTCVAMSLADKPVSCVHMQSGRFGTGVPIYPRPIYILDEDEGADLARTLGDAKGMMIKGHGIVTVGTSIDEACFNAVYMERTAKIMTTANSFGFRAVPADFIDTLAGSKEKLLPRGKPMSHSAEWKYYAAKVRKGETWNRGGL